One window of the Allosaccharopolyspora coralli genome contains the following:
- a CDS encoding sortase domain-containing protein, translating to MTTPRKAPMQRRINTIVAAVAVMTLGACTSPTSGTHRAEPATVERPPAVVSEAETSAPVALTIPALDLTGGLARTGLTDDNTLEVPEFGEMSWFEDGVTPGASGPAAILGHVDSRSGPDVFYRLDELSPGDEIFVDSAAGQTLEFVVRKVEQHPKDSFPTEAVWLPTPDRELRLITCGGAFDDREQSYRDNVIVFASLRPEAPGT from the coding sequence GTGACTACCCCCCGGAAAGCCCCGATGCAGCGTCGGATCAACACCATCGTCGCGGCCGTGGCCGTCATGACGCTCGGTGCATGCACCTCACCGACTTCCGGCACGCACCGGGCTGAACCCGCCACGGTCGAGCGCCCTCCCGCCGTCGTCTCCGAAGCCGAGACGTCGGCCCCGGTCGCGCTGACGATTCCCGCGCTCGACCTCACCGGAGGCCTGGCCCGCACCGGCCTCACCGACGACAACACGCTGGAGGTTCCCGAGTTCGGCGAGATGAGCTGGTTCGAGGACGGAGTCACTCCGGGTGCGAGTGGCCCCGCCGCGATCCTCGGCCACGTCGACTCGCGTTCCGGGCCCGACGTGTTCTACCGACTGGACGAGCTCTCCCCCGGCGACGAGATCTTTGTCGACTCGGCCGCGGGACAGACCCTCGAGTTCGTCGTACGAAAGGTCGAACAGCACCCCAAGGACTCGTTTCCCACCGAAGCCGTCTGGCTCCCCACCCCGGACCGCGAACTTCGTCTGATCACGTGTGGCGGCGCGTTCGACGACCGGGAGCAGAGCTATCGCGACAACGTCATCGTCTTCGCCTCGCTGCGACCCGAGGCCCCGGGAACCTGA
- a CDS encoding CHRD domain-containing protein: MRKIALARTGVAGISAALLAVLPAGLAHADDEVPEPAEFTSMLTTMATPDMVVNSDDQPSPGEPGASGTFTFRINSDDEIICYDIVLNGVTPPYDSPARTATHIHEAAAGTSGPPRLVFPDPEDAGDGTLRSEGCMQGPFTTGLTGDDDVTDTGEGFSLAQLEAAPEQFFADTHTSQFTDGAVRGQLSMVPMGGAETGGGATAQDEPGALLPLGALAATALGAGLIVVARNRTTQSDR; the protein is encoded by the coding sequence CAGGGATCTCGGCAGCCCTGCTGGCGGTGCTGCCCGCAGGGCTGGCGCACGCCGACGACGAGGTCCCGGAACCCGCCGAGTTCACCAGCATGCTCACCACGATGGCCACGCCGGACATGGTCGTGAACTCGGACGACCAACCGTCTCCCGGAGAGCCGGGAGCGTCGGGAACCTTCACCTTCCGAATCAACAGCGACGACGAGATCATCTGCTACGACATCGTCCTCAACGGCGTGACTCCGCCGTACGACAGCCCCGCACGAACCGCCACGCACATCCACGAGGCGGCCGCGGGGACCTCGGGACCACCACGGCTGGTCTTCCCCGACCCGGAGGACGCCGGCGACGGGACCCTGCGCAGCGAAGGATGCATGCAAGGGCCGTTCACGACCGGTCTCACCGGTGACGACGACGTGACCGACACCGGCGAAGGGTTCAGCCTCGCGCAGCTCGAGGCCGCACCGGAGCAGTTCTTCGCCGACACCCACACCTCGCAGTTCACCGACGGGGCGGTACGGGGACAGCTGAGCATGGTCCCGATGGGTGGAGCAGAGACCGGTGGCGGTGCCACCGCCCAGGACGAGCCGGGAGCATTGCTTCCCCTCGGAGCGTTGGCCGCCACCGCCCTCGGAGCGGGTCTGATCGTCGTCGCGCGCAACCGCACGACGCAGTCGGACCGATAA